In one Winogradskyella sp. MH6 genomic region, the following are encoded:
- a CDS encoding DUF59 domain-containing protein — protein sequence MSESTIDTNVLGDKIVRVLKTIYDPEIPVDIYELGLIYDVFVNEDYEVKILMTLTTPNCPVAETLPLEVEEKVKSINEVKDAEVEITFDPPWSQDLMSEEAKLELGML from the coding sequence ATGAGCGAATCAACTATAGATACTAACGTACTTGGAGATAAAATAGTACGTGTTTTAAAGACCATTTACGATCCCGAAATCCCTGTAGATATCTACGAATTAGGATTAATATACGATGTTTTTGTAAACGAAGACTACGAAGTAAAAATCTTAATGACCTTAACAACACCCAACTGCCCAGTAGCAGAAACCTTACCTCTCGAAGTTGAGGAAAAAGTAAAATCCATCAATGAGGTTAAAGATGCTGAAGTAGAAATTACTTTCGATCCGCCTTGGTCTCAAGACCTAATGAGTGAAGAGGCTAAGTTAGAATTAGGAATGCTATAA